A single Chryseobacterium sp. DNA region contains:
- the obgE gene encoding GTPase ObgE: protein MSNFVDYVKIHCKSGHGGAGSAHLRREKYIPKGGPDGGDGGRGGHIIMKGNGNEWTLLPLRYTRHVKAERGENGGKNQLTGAFGADVYIEVPIGTIAKNEEGEIIGEILEDGQEIILMHGGKGGLGNEHFKSSTNQTPRYAQPGLPGEEGYIVFELKILADVGLVGFPNAGKSTLLSSVSAAKPKIADYAFTTLTPNLGIVDYRNYKSFVMADIPGIIEGAAEGKGLGHRFLRHIERNSILLFLIPADSEDHYQEFKILENELVEYNPELLDKDFIISVSKSDLLDDELKKEIAAEFPENKQPLFFSGVTGEGLVELKDAIWKHLHG, encoded by the coding sequence ATGTCTAACTTTGTAGATTACGTAAAGATTCATTGTAAAAGCGGACACGGAGGTGCAGGTTCTGCCCATCTCCGCCGTGAAAAATATATTCCTAAAGGAGGTCCGGACGGAGGCGACGGAGGTCGTGGAGGCCATATCATCATGAAAGGAAATGGCAATGAATGGACTTTACTTCCCCTTCGATACACCCGTCACGTAAAAGCGGAACGTGGTGAAAACGGAGGAAAAAACCAGTTAACCGGTGCTTTCGGAGCTGATGTTTATATTGAAGTTCCGATTGGAACGATTGCTAAAAATGAAGAAGGCGAAATTATCGGTGAAATTTTAGAAGACGGGCAGGAAATCATCCTGATGCACGGTGGAAAAGGAGGTTTAGGAAATGAGCATTTCAAATCTTCAACAAACCAGACCCCGAGATATGCACAGCCAGGTCTCCCGGGTGAGGAAGGCTATATCGTTTTCGAGCTTAAAATTTTAGCTGATGTAGGGCTGGTTGGATTCCCAAATGCTGGAAAATCTACACTCTTATCATCCGTTTCTGCAGCAAAACCTAAAATTGCAGACTATGCTTTTACAACATTGACCCCCAATCTTGGTATTGTAGATTACAGAAATTACAAATCATTTGTAATGGCTGATATTCCGGGGATCATTGAAGGGGCAGCAGAAGGGAAAGGATTAGGACACAGATTCCTTAGACATATTGAAAGAAATTCGATCCTGCTATTCTTAATCCCTGCGGATTCTGAAGATCATTATCAGGAGTTTAAGATCCTGGAAAATGAGCTGGTAGAATACAATCCTGAGCTTTTAGACAAAGATTTCATTATCTCTGTTTCAAAGTCCGATCTTTTGGATGATGAACTGAAAAAAGAAATTGCAGCAGAATTCCCTGAAAATAAACAGCCATTGTTCTTCTCTGGTGTTACGGGTGAAGGTCTTGTAGAGCTGAAAGATGCGATCTGGAAACACCTTCATGGATAA
- a CDS encoding GSCFA domain-containing protein translates to MKFRTEVDIKKSEKKIEIEDKVFSIGSCFASEMTDLLQQGQIQTLNNPFGTIFNPLSIHNEVKILHDSAFYEEEDLITYNEEYISLDHHTSFDTRYIHQTLDKINSAIEEGNAFLQEADWVIVTYGSSFIYEFLPKKKLVANCHKIPQKFFEKRLLSHQELTHSIYNMILDLKDICKEGVQILFTVSPVRHTKDGMVENQLSKSKLITAIHESITLFENCHYLPVYEILMDDLRDYRFYKEDMIHPSTQAVNYIFEKFGDSYFSDETKDFIKENFKIIKALEHKTNDKKDPKFIEFKEKLDQRIEIQRRKVKHAIFPK, encoded by the coding sequence ATGAAATTCAGAACCGAAGTTGACATAAAAAAATCAGAAAAGAAGATTGAAATTGAGGATAAAGTATTTTCAATAGGCTCATGCTTTGCTTCTGAGATGACTGATTTGCTGCAGCAGGGACAGATTCAGACGCTCAACAACCCTTTTGGTACCATTTTCAATCCCCTTTCGATTCATAATGAGGTGAAAATCCTTCATGATTCAGCATTTTACGAAGAAGAAGATCTGATCACCTATAATGAAGAATATATCTCACTGGATCATCATACGAGTTTTGATACCAGATATATTCATCAGACACTGGATAAGATCAATAGTGCCATTGAAGAAGGAAATGCTTTTCTTCAGGAAGCAGACTGGGTTATTGTTACCTATGGAAGCTCATTTATTTATGAGTTCCTTCCCAAGAAAAAACTGGTAGCCAACTGTCATAAGATCCCACAGAAGTTTTTCGAAAAAAGACTGCTTTCCCATCAGGAGCTGACCCATTCTATTTATAACATGATCCTGGATCTTAAAGACATCTGTAAAGAAGGGGTACAGATTTTATTTACAGTTTCTCCCGTAAGACACACTAAAGACGGTATGGTTGAAAATCAGCTGAGCAAATCCAAGTTGATTACAGCCATTCATGAATCTATAACCCTATTTGAAAATTGCCATTATCTTCCGGTGTATGAAATCTTAATGGATGACCTCAGGGATTATCGCTTTTACAAAGAAGATATGATTCATCCCAGTACTCAAGCCGTAAATTATATTTTTGAAAAGTTTGGAGATTCTTATTTTTCAGATGAAACAAAAGATTTCATTAAAGAAAATTTTAAAATTATAAAAGCTTTAGAACATAAGACCAACGATAAAAAAGATCCTAAATTTATCGAGTTTAAGGAAAAACTGGATCAAAGAATTGAGATCCAGCGCAGGAAAGTGAAACATGCAATATTCCCGAAATGA
- a CDS encoding DUF4269 domain-containing protein, with product MIDFTRIDYLKEGNERQRRAYEVLTTYKVLEKLKPYSPILAGTIPIEIDVEGSDLDIICEVDLRWEEDFLEEITFAGLIPADTEVTVENIIVNGKKSVVLNFMLEEFPVEVFGQNTPTQEQNAYRHMIAEYNILQEKGEEFKNKIIELKRQGIKTEPAFGMVMNLKNPYEDLLK from the coding sequence ATGATTGATTTTACCAGGATTGACTATCTGAAAGAAGGCAATGAAAGGCAGAGAAGAGCATATGAAGTACTTACGACCTATAAGGTTTTAGAAAAATTAAAACCTTATTCTCCTATCCTGGCAGGAACAATTCCTATTGAGATTGATGTAGAAGGCAGCGATCTGGATATCATCTGTGAGGTAGATCTGAGATGGGAAGAAGACTTTTTGGAAGAGATAACATTCGCTGGATTAATACCGGCTGATACTGAAGTAACCGTTGAAAATATCATTGTAAACGGGAAAAAAAGTGTTGTGCTGAACTTTATGCTGGAAGAATTTCCTGTTGAGGTTTTTGGACAGAATACACCTACTCAGGAGCAAAACGCCTACAGGCATATGATTGCTGAATACAACATACTGCAGGAAAAAGGAGAAGAATTTAAAAATAAAATAATAGAACTGAAGAGACAGGGAATAAAGACTGAACCCGCGTTCGGGATGGTAATGAATTTGAAAAACCCTTATGAAGATCTGTTAAAATGA
- a CDS encoding GLPGLI family protein — MSKSINEDIQGYKCKKATGKAGKRMYIAWFTYEIPINDGPYKFKGLPGLVLKVYDENKFFNFELLSITKIHVPIEYKKGLLITKNQYLAKRKEYMDDPSQGKINTPEYRKRIEGNKKNLIIFWNSRNKDICF, encoded by the coding sequence TTGAGCAAATCGATTAATGAAGATATTCAAGGATATAAATGTAAAAAAGCTACCGGCAAAGCTGGTAAAAGAATGTATATAGCATGGTTTACTTATGAAATACCAATTAATGATGGACCTTATAAATTTAAAGGTCTGCCAGGATTAGTTCTGAAAGTTTATGATGAAAATAAGTTCTTTAATTTTGAACTTCTTTCGATAACCAAAATACATGTACCGATAGAATATAAAAAAGGATTATTAATCACAAAAAATCAATACTTAGCAAAACGTAAAGAATATATGGATGACCCTTCTCAAGGTAAAATTAACACTCCTGAATATAGAAAGAGGATTGAAGGAAATAAAAAAAATTTAATAATTTTTTGGAATAGTAGAAATAAAGATATCTGTTTTTGA
- a CDS encoding adenylate kinase, whose amino-acid sequence MINIVLFGPPGSGKGTQAQNLIEKFNLKQVSTGDLFRYNMKNDTELGKLAKSYIDKGELVPDQVTTDMLIDEIRKPTDTNGFIFDGYPRTTAQTEALEKIVKEELNDEIDICLALVVEDKILVERLLKRGETSGRSDDSNVEIIENRIKEYYAKTAEVAELYKQQGKYVEVNGVGEIDEISQKLFAEVEKIK is encoded by the coding sequence ATGATAAACATTGTTCTGTTCGGCCCTCCAGGAAGTGGAAAAGGAACACAGGCTCAAAACCTAATCGAGAAATTCAATTTAAAGCAAGTTTCAACAGGTGATCTTTTCAGATACAATATGAAAAATGACACTGAACTTGGGAAACTGGCCAAGTCTTATATCGATAAGGGAGAATTGGTTCCGGATCAGGTAACAACAGATATGCTGATCGATGAGATCAGAAAACCTACCGATACCAATGGTTTTATTTTTGATGGTTATCCAAGAACAACTGCTCAGACAGAGGCATTGGAAAAAATCGTTAAAGAAGAATTAAATGATGAGATCGATATCTGCCTTGCCTTGGTGGTAGAAGATAAAATTTTGGTTGAAAGACTTTTGAAAAGAGGAGAGACCAGCGGCAGATCTGATGACAGCAATGTAGAGATCATCGAAAACAGAATTAAAGAATATTATGCTAAAACAGCAGAAGTAGCCGAACTTTATAAGCAGCAGGGAAAATATGTAGAGGTAAACGGCGTAGGAGAAATTGATGAGATTTCACAAAAACTTTTTGCTGAAGTAGAGAAAATTAAATAA
- a CDS encoding polyprenyl synthetase family protein: MEFLDRYQQLVGDAIEKYTFKDKPTELYDPMNYIISHGGKRLRPIMVLMACDLFGGDLKQAIKPALAIEFFHNFTLIHDDIMDEAPLRRNKPTIHTLHGINVGILSGDGLMLKAYKFFEDLEPEIFKACIRIFTHTGLLLCEGQQYDINFETQENVTFDDYIRMITYKTGVLSASSFEIGALIARADFKDAKAIFNFGKHIGIAFQIMDDYLDVFGDQAQFGKKHAGDIYENKKTVLYLLAREHATDEERKELDYWYSKKTENIDKVYGVEKIFRRTKVDEKALRLIEKHNEIGQSYLQKIDIPEEKKKPFIELANYLLRRES, from the coding sequence ATGGAATTTTTAGACAGATATCAGCAGCTCGTTGGTGACGCCATTGAAAAATATACTTTTAAAGATAAACCCACGGAATTATATGATCCGATGAATTATATTATTTCCCATGGTGGAAAACGTCTTCGTCCCATTATGGTACTGATGGCATGTGATCTGTTTGGAGGAGACCTTAAGCAGGCTATAAAGCCGGCATTGGCTATAGAATTTTTCCATAATTTCACCCTGATCCATGATGATATTATGGATGAAGCGCCTTTAAGAAGAAACAAACCTACCATCCATACTCTACATGGGATTAATGTGGGAATTCTTTCCGGAGACGGACTGATGCTTAAAGCCTATAAATTTTTTGAAGATCTTGAACCTGAAATTTTTAAAGCCTGTATCAGAATCTTTACTCATACCGGGCTTTTATTATGCGAAGGACAGCAGTATGATATTAACTTTGAAACTCAGGAGAACGTTACTTTTGATGACTATATCCGAATGATTACCTATAAAACCGGAGTGCTGAGCGCTTCTTCTTTTGAGATCGGAGCCCTGATTGCAAGAGCCGATTTTAAAGACGCCAAAGCTATTTTCAATTTTGGAAAACATATCGGAATTGCTTTCCAAATTATGGATGATTATCTCGATGTTTTCGGAGATCAGGCACAGTTTGGAAAAAAACATGCCGGAGATATCTACGAAAATAAAAAGACTGTTCTCTACCTGCTGGCAAGAGAGCATGCGACAGATGAAGAAAGAAAAGAACTGGATTATTGGTATTCAAAAAAGACCGAAAATATTGATAAAGTATATGGTGTTGAAAAGATTTTTAGAAGAACAAAAGTAGATGAGAAAGCCCTTCGTCTTATTGAAAAACATAATGAAATAGGGCAGAGCTACCTTCAGAAAATTGATATCCCGGAGGAAAAGAAAAAACCGTTTATCGAACTGGCAAATTATTTGCTGAGAAGAGAAAGTTAA
- a CDS encoding ABC-F family ATP-binding cassette domain-containing protein, with amino-acid sequence MILLQNISFGFPGGDLLFNHTNLSIQAHTKSALVGSNGMGKSTLLKIMAKEIQPLSGNAAIQGEIFYVPQMFGNYNHHTIAECLKIDQKLHALQKITEGEVDEKYFEILNDDWDIEERCQHALQYWGLQDYELNKTLEGLSGGQKTKVFLAGIQINQPDIVILDEPTNHLDLEGRKLLYDLIDKTNATVVIVSHDRALLNLVDIIFELSNQGIAAYGGNYDFYALQKEIEEEALHNDIHAKERALKKAKEKERETLERKQKLDARGKQKQEKSGVARIMMNTLKNNAEKNTSKLKSVHTEKIGGISGDLRDLRSSLKNSDQMKVSFSDSKLHSGKILISAENVNFNYGEAALWKENLSVEMRSGDRISLKGSNGSGKTTLIRLLLGKLEPSVGKVITTDFSSIYIDQEYSLIDHDSSIYGFVQQFNDRALQESEVKTFLSRFLFGKETWDKKCGVLSGGERLRLLLCGLSISSTAPDMMILDEPTNNLDLQNVEILTNSIKDYHGTLVVVSHDEVFLEEIGIDREVILN; translated from the coding sequence GTGATTTTACTACAAAATATATCCTTTGGGTTTCCGGGAGGCGATCTGCTATTTAATCATACCAATTTATCAATACAGGCCCACACCAAATCTGCTTTAGTGGGGAGCAACGGCATGGGGAAATCTACCTTGCTGAAAATAATGGCTAAAGAAATACAGCCGCTGAGCGGAAATGCAGCTATTCAGGGTGAGATTTTTTATGTGCCCCAAATGTTCGGTAATTATAATCACCATACCATTGCTGAATGCCTGAAAATTGATCAAAAGCTACATGCTCTTCAGAAAATAACGGAAGGAGAAGTTGATGAAAAGTACTTTGAAATTCTGAATGATGACTGGGATATTGAAGAACGGTGTCAGCATGCCTTACAGTACTGGGGACTTCAGGATTATGAATTAAATAAGACCCTTGAGGGGTTAAGCGGAGGACAAAAGACCAAAGTATTCCTGGCCGGAATTCAAATCAATCAACCGGATATTGTCATATTGGATGAACCTACGAACCATCTTGACCTGGAGGGTCGAAAATTGTTATATGACCTGATTGATAAAACAAACGCTACTGTAGTTATTGTCAGTCATGACAGAGCTTTGCTGAATCTTGTCGACATTATTTTTGAATTAAGCAACCAGGGAATTGCGGCGTATGGTGGGAATTATGATTTTTATGCGTTGCAAAAAGAAATTGAAGAAGAAGCTCTCCACAATGATATTCATGCGAAGGAACGGGCTTTGAAAAAAGCAAAGGAGAAAGAACGGGAAACCTTAGAGCGCAAACAGAAACTGGATGCAAGAGGAAAGCAGAAGCAGGAAAAATCAGGGGTGGCCAGAATTATGATGAATACCCTTAAGAATAATGCAGAGAAAAATACTTCCAAACTGAAAAGTGTTCACACGGAGAAGATAGGCGGGATTTCAGGAGATCTGCGGGACTTACGCTCCTCATTAAAGAATTCTGACCAAATGAAAGTCAGCTTCAGTGATTCCAAATTACATTCAGGTAAAATTTTAATCAGCGCAGAAAATGTGAATTTCAACTACGGCGAAGCAGCGCTTTGGAAAGAAAATTTGAGTGTTGAGATGAGAAGCGGAGACAGAATCTCATTAAAGGGGTCAAACGGATCGGGAAAAACAACACTGATCAGGCTTTTACTCGGAAAACTTGAACCTTCTGTTGGAAAGGTGATCACGACGGATTTTAGCAGCATTTATATTGACCAGGAATACTCCCTGATCGACCATGACTCAAGTATTTATGGTTTTGTTCAACAGTTTAACGACCGTGCATTACAGGAATCCGAGGTGAAAACATTCCTGTCAAGGTTTTTGTTCGGTAAGGAAACATGGGATAAAAAATGTGGAGTATTAAGTGGGGGAGAACGGTTGAGGCTACTTCTGTGCGGACTGTCCATCAGCAGTACAGCGCCCGATATGATGATCCTTGATGAACCTACGAATAATCTGGATCTGCAGAATGTCGAAATTTTAACAAATTCGATTAAAGATTACCACGGGACTCTGGTTGTTGTTTCCCATGATGAAGTTTTTCTGGAAGAGATTGGTATTGACCGGGAAGTGATCCTAAACTAG
- a CDS encoding DUF6438 domain-containing protein has product MKYVLGLCAFLFLFSCTSQKVQSKYSTIEYEATPCFGFCPVFKITIHPDRTAVFEAEHFNFNDRPSKDEFSKPREGTFKGTIREADYNKLVSLLDGLDVKNLNEKYGKKNITDLSTSYLRINFADGTSKNIEDYGKHGSEKLSEVYHFFENLRKNQEWTKVK; this is encoded by the coding sequence ATGAAATATGTATTAGGTCTTTGTGCATTTCTATTCCTGTTCTCCTGCACTTCTCAGAAAGTACAGTCAAAATATTCTACCATTGAATATGAAGCAACGCCCTGTTTTGGATTCTGCCCTGTTTTTAAAATAACGATTCATCCGGATAGAACGGCTGTTTTTGAAGCGGAACATTTTAATTTTAATGACCGTCCTTCAAAAGATGAATTTTCTAAACCGCGTGAAGGGACCTTCAAAGGAACGATCAGGGAAGCGGATTACAACAAATTAGTCAGTTTACTGGATGGTTTAGACGTAAAAAATCTAAATGAGAAATACGGTAAAAAAAATATTACAGACCTTTCCACTTCCTATTTAAGAATAAACTTCGCTGACGGAACCTCAAAAAATATAGAGGACTATGGAAAACATGGAAGCGAAAAGCTTTCGGAAGTCTATCATTTTTTTGAAAATCTGAGAAAAAATCAAGAATGGACTAAGGTAAAATAG
- a CDS encoding DEAD/DEAH box helicase yields MNFTDLQLIEPIAKAIQEQGYTNPTPIQERSIPEILEGRDFLGCAQTGTGKTAAFSIPILQNLSKNKISNNHIKALILTPTRELAIQIEENINAYGKYLPLKQLVIFGGVKQGNQEAALKRGVDILVATPGRLLDFIAQGIISLKNLEIFVLDEADRMLDMGFVHDVKRIIKLLPQRRQTLFFSATMPGEIQKLANSILNNPVKVEVTPVSSTADTIKQSVYFVEKENKLNLLSHILKNDIADSVLVFSRTKHGADKIARKLQKDNISAEAIHGNKSQNARQNALNNFKSGKTRVLVATDIAARGIDIDELKFVINFELSDVSETYVHRIGRTGRAGAEGNSISFVDGLDLLNLKNTEKLIGKKIPVVKNHPFHTDDLVAQKRDSNNKPVSAGSEKQGPKPSRGPKNNNKPAASVGFKKPKNKNFTRKK; encoded by the coding sequence TTGAATTTTACAGACTTACAATTAATAGAACCTATTGCAAAAGCAATCCAGGAACAAGGGTATACGAATCCTACCCCTATTCAGGAAAGATCTATTCCTGAAATTTTAGAAGGCAGAGACTTTTTAGGCTGTGCCCAGACCGGAACAGGGAAAACAGCAGCCTTTTCTATTCCTATCCTACAGAATTTATCAAAAAATAAAATTTCTAACAACCATATTAAGGCATTAATTCTTACTCCTACGAGAGAATTGGCTATCCAAATTGAAGAAAACATCAATGCCTACGGTAAATATCTTCCCTTAAAACAGCTTGTGATCTTTGGAGGAGTAAAACAGGGAAATCAGGAAGCTGCATTGAAAAGAGGGGTTGACATTCTGGTGGCTACACCGGGAAGACTTCTTGATTTTATTGCTCAGGGGATTATCAGCCTGAAGAATCTTGAAATTTTCGTTCTTGATGAGGCTGACAGAATGCTGGATATGGGTTTTGTACATGACGTTAAAAGAATCATTAAGCTTCTTCCTCAAAGAAGACAGACTTTATTCTTTTCTGCCACCATGCCCGGTGAAATCCAGAAACTGGCCAATTCTATCCTGAATAATCCTGTAAAGGTAGAAGTGACCCCGGTTTCTTCTACAGCAGACACCATCAAACAATCGGTTTATTTTGTAGAAAAAGAAAACAAGCTGAACCTATTGTCCCATATTCTTAAAAATGACATTGCAGATTCTGTATTGGTCTTTTCAAGAACAAAACATGGTGCCGACAAGATTGCAAGAAAGCTTCAAAAAGACAATATCTCTGCCGAAGCCATTCATGGTAATAAATCTCAGAACGCAAGACAGAATGCGCTGAATAATTTCAAATCAGGAAAAACAAGAGTGCTTGTCGCAACCGATATTGCTGCAAGAGGGATTGATATCGATGAATTAAAATTTGTTATCAATTTTGAGCTTTCTGATGTGTCTGAAACATACGTACACAGAATCGGAAGAACGGGAAGAGCCGGTGCTGAAGGAAATTCAATATCTTTTGTTGACGGTCTTGATCTTCTTAATCTGAAGAATACGGAAAAGCTGATCGGAAAGAAGATTCCTGTTGTAAAAAACCATCCGTTCCATACTGATGATCTGGTCGCCCAGAAAAGAGATTCCAATAATAAACCGGTATCTGCAGGATCGGAAAAACAAGGTCCAAAACCATCAAGAGGACCTAAAAACAATAATAAACCTGCTGCTTCCGTAGGGTTTAAAAAACCAAAAAATAAAAATTTCACCAGAAAAAAATAA
- a CDS encoding phosphoribosyltransferase, whose protein sequence is MESIKVHDKTFVPYLEDAEIQEIVKKTALRIYEDYKDEVPVFIGVLNGVIMFFSDLLKYYPGECEIAFIQMSSYVGTESTGIVYQKMELTKDVKDRHIILVEDIVDTGNTVESLFKYFKETQRPKSVKLASFLLKPEIYKKDFKLDYIGKEIPNKFVLGYGLDYDELGRNLRNLYQLEDGQINH, encoded by the coding sequence ATGGAAAGCATTAAAGTTCACGACAAAACTTTCGTTCCTTATTTAGAGGACGCCGAAATTCAGGAAATTGTAAAAAAGACAGCATTAAGAATTTATGAAGATTATAAGGATGAAGTTCCTGTTTTCATTGGCGTTTTGAACGGAGTGATCATGTTCTTCTCAGATCTATTAAAGTATTATCCAGGTGAATGCGAAATTGCTTTCATTCAAATGAGTTCTTATGTAGGAACTGAATCTACAGGAATCGTTTATCAGAAAATGGAGTTGACTAAAGATGTAAAAGACCGTCATATCATCCTTGTGGAAGATATTGTTGATACCGGGAATACGGTGGAAAGTCTTTTCAAATATTTCAAGGAAACACAGCGTCCAAAATCTGTAAAACTGGCCAGTTTCTTACTGAAACCGGAGATTTATAAGAAAGATTTCAAGCTGGATTATATCGGAAAGGAAATCCCGAATAAATTCGTTCTTGGTTATGGACTGGATTATGATGAGCTGGGAAGGAACCTTCGCAATTTATATCAGCTGGAAGACGGACAAATCAACCATTAA
- a CDS encoding porin family protein, producing the protein MKKNILFALLWAVPVFVSAQNSSMSFGVKGGYSLSSMKFFNTQLDPKSYFYAGILAEQPLSSTFGLQAEVLYTQLGGRETYSGAQLVGNEIVSVNDMEFDYKLNQIQVPISVKYYFIPNFSASAGMNLGFNISSKIKTNTLFGEVSSNNSDGIKTLNVFPFLGAEYKINQNFFVDARYHFNFFEINKDNAVPTKIGFLHAGVGYRFK; encoded by the coding sequence ATGAAGAAGAACATTTTATTTGCCTTGTTATGGGCTGTACCTGTTTTTGTCTCTGCACAAAATTCATCCATGAGTTTTGGAGTAAAAGGAGGATATTCCTTATCCAGTATGAAATTTTTTAATACTCAGCTAGATCCAAAATCTTATTTCTATGCAGGTATTTTGGCCGAGCAGCCTTTATCCTCTACATTCGGTTTACAGGCTGAAGTATTATATACACAACTGGGAGGGAGAGAAACATATTCCGGGGCTCAATTGGTAGGCAATGAAATTGTAAGTGTAAATGATATGGAGTTTGATTATAAACTTAATCAGATCCAGGTACCTATTTCTGTAAAATATTATTTTATTCCTAATTTTTCTGCTTCTGCGGGGATGAACTTAGGATTTAATATATCATCCAAAATAAAAACAAATACTCTTTTTGGTGAGGTTAGCAGCAACAATTCAGACGGTATAAAAACATTGAACGTCTTTCCTTTCCTGGGTGCAGAATACAAGATTAATCAGAATTTTTTTGTGGATGCCCGATACCATTTCAATTTCTTTGAAATCAACAAAGATAATGCGGTGCCCACTAAAATTGGTTTCTTACACGCTGGTGTAGGATATAGATTTAAATAA
- a CDS encoding TatD family hydrolase has protein sequence MIDTHTHLYAEEFDEDRKEAIQRALDKGITEFYLPAIDSESHEKMLQLETEYTGQIFSMMGLHPCYVKPESWEKELEIVKNYLDQRHFPAIGEIGIDLYWDKSTLDIQVKAFEQQIDWAIEKDLPIVIHTRESFEETFEVLERKKHPKLRGIFHCFSGNLEQARQAIDLNFILGIGGVVTFKNGKIDQFLNEIPLDKIVLETDSPYLAPVPHRGKRNESSYLDLIAGKLVDIYGKDFSEIDRITTENAKNIFEVLK, from the coding sequence ATGATTGATACACATACACATTTATATGCGGAAGAATTTGATGAAGATAGAAAAGAAGCGATTCAGAGAGCTTTAGATAAAGGAATTACAGAATTCTATCTTCCGGCTATTGATTCTGAATCCCATGAAAAAATGCTGCAGCTGGAAACTGAATATACGGGACAGATTTTTTCCATGATGGGCTTACACCCTTGCTATGTAAAGCCGGAATCCTGGGAAAAAGAGCTGGAAATCGTTAAAAATTATCTTGATCAGAGACATTTTCCGGCGATAGGGGAGATAGGAATTGATCTTTACTGGGATAAAAGCACATTGGACATCCAGGTGAAGGCTTTTGAGCAGCAGATCGACTGGGCGATAGAAAAAGACCTTCCTATTGTGATTCATACCAGAGAAAGTTTTGAAGAAACATTTGAGGTTCTGGAAAGAAAAAAACATCCTAAACTTCGGGGAATTTTCCATTGTTTTTCCGGTAATCTGGAACAGGCCCGGCAGGCTATAGACCTTAACTTTATTTTGGGGATCGGTGGAGTCGTAACTTTCAAAAACGGGAAAATAGATCAGTTCCTGAACGAAATTCCTTTGGATAAAATTGTCCTGGAAACAGATTCTCCCTATCTGGCACCGGTTCCGCACAGAGGAAAACGGAATGAAAGTTCATATCTTGACCTGATAGCAGGAAAACTGGTTGATATTTATGGAAAAGATTTCTCAGAGATTGATAGAATAACTACAGAAAACGCAAAAAACATCTTTGAAGTTTTGAAATAA